A single region of the Vicia villosa cultivar HV-30 ecotype Madison, WI linkage group LG4, Vvil1.0, whole genome shotgun sequence genome encodes:
- the LOC131598267 gene encoding uncharacterized protein LOC131598267, with translation MGHLIACVYDMVCIDLTRYGFSETFFPLRIAPPTNLIDRIICVGGLAKSRHFVQVYLKSGCPIPPTSPEWNLYHTELSETWPDVFVDRMHEFERLNNIDKISNAEKSKLEPPIDLAGDSSFDIFI, from the coding sequence AtgggacatcttattgcatgcgTATATGACATGGTATGCATTGACTTGACGCGTTATGGTTTTTCAGAAACCTTTTTTCCGCTCCGCATCGCACCTCCTACAAATCTAATTGATCGTATTATATGTGTTGGAGGGCTCGCCAAATCGCGtcattttgtacaagtttactTAAAATCGGGATGCCCCATACCTCCTACGTCACCAGAGTGGAATCTTTATCATACTGAACTTTCCGAGACGTGGCCGGATGTATTTGTTGATAGGATGCATGAATTCGAAAGATTGAATAATATCGATAAAATCTCAAATGcggaaaagtcaaaattggaaccaccaatagatttagccggcGACAGTTCTTTTGATATATTTAtctag
- the LOC131600181 gene encoding large ribosomal subunit protein bL28c-like has translation MAGSAISLGNTFVLASMRTVSPTNSHKPSSISPQLGFLNSQLAGLRISSQTSLKTPAPIVASPFRPIVAKRVCPFTGKKANKANKVSFSNHKTIKLQHVNLQYKRVWWEAGKRFVKLRLSTKALKTIDKNGLEAVAKKAGIDLRKK, from the exons ATGGCGGGTTCTGCAATTTCGCTCGGAAACACTTTCGTCTTGGCTTCTATGCGCACAGTTTCACCAACCAACTCTCACAAACCTTCATCCATCTCACCCC aattagggttcctGAATTCTCAATTAGCTGGTCTAAGAATCTCCTCTCAGACTTCACTGAAAACGCCTGCACCTATCGTTGCTTCCCCTTTTCGACCCATTGTTGCTA AGAGAGTGTGTCCTTTCACCGGAAAAAAAGCAAACAAGGCCAACAAAGTATCTTTCTCCAACCATAAGACAATAAAATTGCAACATGTAAATCTCCAGTACAAGAGAGTTTGGTGGGAAGCTGGAAAGCGCTTTGTAAAGCTGCGTTTATCGACTAAGGCATTGAAGACCATAGATAAGAATGGACTTGAAGCAGTTGCGAAAAAGGCTGGAATTGATCTCAGGAAGAAATAA